Proteins from a genomic interval of Harpia harpyja isolate bHarHar1 chromosome 9, bHarHar1 primary haplotype, whole genome shotgun sequence:
- the MTSS2 gene encoding protein MTSS 2 isoform X2 produces METAEKECGALGGLFQAIINDMKSSYPIWEDFNSKATKLHSQLRTTVLAAVAFLDAFQKVADMATNTRGATRDIGSALTRMCMRHRSIEAKLRQFTNALMESLINPLQDRIEDWKKTANQLDKDHAKEYKRARHEIKKKSSDTLKLQKKARKGKGDLQPQLDNALQDVNDMYLLLEETEKQAVRKALIEERGRFCTFITFLQPVVNGELTMLGEITHLQGIIEDLVVLTAEPHKLPPASEQVIKDLKGSDYSWSYQTPPSSPSSSSSRKSSMCSVSSAKGGMAWPGGAQTCSPSSTYRYRSLAQPPAATTRLSSVSSHDSGFISQDATYSKPPSPMPSDITSQKSSSSASSEASETCQSVSECSSPTSDWSKASPYDQPVVPTLQRRKDRVEHLREAEMGSPASGYSGIGGEDAPRPRMSPATIAAKHGEEVSPAASDLAMVLTRGLSLEHQKSSRDSLQYSSGYSTQTTTPSCSEDTIPSQGSDYDCYSVNGDVECDPQSDFDKSSTIPRNSNIAQNYRRMIQTKRPASTAGLPTGTNLPAGTTPGVATIRRTPSTKPSVRRTLSNAGPIPIRPPIVPVKTPTVPDSPGYAGPTRVGSEECVFYTDDASPNPLDFAKASPKRLSLPNTAWGGGAMEISVYPGAGQHLSAEEEEDQQLAANRHSLVEKIGELVAGAHALGEGQFPFPTALEGSGPSEDTPAPPPAASMDPPAEDMLVAIRRGVRLRRTVTNDRSAPRIS; encoded by the exons AGCTCCTACCCCATCTGGGAGGATTTCAACTCGAAGGCCACCAAGCTGCACTCCCAGCTCAG GACCACGGTGCTGGCCGCAGTCGCCTTCCTGGATGCCTTCCAGAAAGTGGCCGACATGGCTACCAACACCCGAG gtgccaCGAGGGACATCGGCTCCGCGCTGACCCGCATGTGCATGCGGCACCGCAGCATCGAGGCGAAGCTCCGGCAGTTCACCAA cgcccTCATGGAGAGCCTGATAAACCCTTTGCAGGACAGGattgaggactggaagaaaactGCCAACCAGCTGGACAAGGACCATGCGAAAG AGTACAAGCGAGCCCGCCACGAGATCAAGAAAAAATCCTCCGACACCCTCAAGCTCCAGAAAAAGGCTCGCAAAG GGAAGGGGGACCTGCAACCCCAGCTGGACAACGCGCTGCAGGATGTCAACGACATGTacctgctgctggaggagacagAGAAGCAGGCAGTCCGCAAAGCCCTCATCGAGGAGCGGGGTCGTTTCTGCACCTTCATCACcttcctgcagcccgtggtg AATGGGGAGCTCACCATGCTGGGAGAGATCACCCACCTGCAGGGCATCATCGAGGACCTGGTGGTGCTCACTGCTGAGCCCCACAAATTGCCCCCCGCCAGCGAGCAG GTGATCAAGGACCTGAAGGGTTCTGACTACAGCTGGTCCTACCAGACCCCCCCATCCTcgcccagcagctccagctcccgcAAGTCCAGCATGTGCAG CGTTAGCAGTGCCAAGGGTGGCATGGCGTGGCCCGGCGGGGCTCAGACCTGCTCACCCAGTTCCACCTATCGCTACCGCAGCCTggcgcagccccccgccgccaccacccgcCTCTCCAGCGTCTCCTCCCACGACTCCGGCTTCATCTCTCAGGATGCTACTTACTCCAAACCGCCTTCCCCCATGCCCTCGGACATCACCAGCCAG AAGTCCTCCAGCTCGGCGTCCTCGGAGGCCTCCGAAACCTGCCAGTCGGTTAGCGAGTGCAGCTCCCCCACCTCG GACTGGTCCAAGGCCAGCCCCTACGACCAGCCGGTGGTCCCCACCTTGCAGCGGCGCAAGGACCGTGTGGAGCACCTGCGGGAAGCCGAGATGGGTTCGCCTGCCAGTGGGTACTCGGGCATCGGCGGCGAGGATGCTCCCAGGCCCCGAATGTCACCAGCTACGATTGCCGCCAAG CATGGGGAGGAGGTGTCCCCTGCTGCCAGCGACCTGGCCATGGTCTTGACCCGGGGGCTCAGCCTGGAGCACCAGAAGAGCAGCCGGGACTCACTGCAGTACTCCAGCGGCTACAGCACGCAGACCACCACCCCCTCCTGCTCCGAGGACACCATCCCTTCCCAAG gcTCTGACTACGACTGCTACTCGGTGAATGGCGACGTGGAGTGTGACCCCCAGAGCGACTTCGACAAGTCCTCCACCATCCCACGCAACAGCAACATTGCCCAGAACTACCGGCGGATGATCCAGACCAAGCGTCCTGCCTCCACTGCCGGGCTGCCCACCGGCACCAACTTACCAGCCGGCACCACCCCAGGGGTGGCCACCATCCGCCGCACGCCCTCCACCAAGCCCTCGGTCCGCCGTACTCTCTCCAATGCTGGCCCCATCCCCATCCGACCCCCCATCGTCCCCGTGAAGACCCCCACAGTGCCCGACTCCCCTGGCTACGCTGGCCCCACACGGGTCGGCAGCGAAGAGTGCGTCTTCTACACCGACGACGCCTCGCCAAACCCTCTGGATTTTGCCAAAGCTTCGCCCAAGCGGCTGAGCCTTCCCAACACCGCCTGGGGCGGCGGTGCCATGGAGATCTCCGTCTACCCCGGGGCCGGCCAGCACCTCTccgctgaggaagaggaggaccaACAGTTGGCTGCCAACCGGCACAGCTTGGTAGAGAAGATTGGTGAGCTGGTAGCTGGTGCCCATGCCCTGGGGGAAGGCCAGTTCCCCTTCCCCACCGCCCTCGAGGGGTCCGGCCCCAGTGAGGATACACCTGCACCCCCTCCGGCAGCCTCCATGGACCCCCCGGCCGAAGACATGCTGGTGGCCATCCGGCGCGGGGTGCGCCTGCGCAGGACCGTCACCAACGACAGGTCGGCCCCGCGGATATCGTGA
- the MTSS2 gene encoding protein MTSS 2 isoform X1 translates to METAEKECGALGGLFQAIINDMKSSYPIWEDFNSKATKLHSQLRTTVLAAVAFLDAFQKVADMATNTRGATRDIGSALTRMCMRHRSIEAKLRQFTNALMESLINPLQDRIEDWKKTANQLDKDHAKEYKRARHEIKKKSSDTLKLQKKARKGKGDLQPQLDNALQDVNDMYLLLEETEKQAVRKALIEERGRFCTFITFLQPVVNGELTMLGEITHLQGIIEDLVVLTAEPHKLPPASEQVIKDLKGSDYSWSYQTPPSSPSSSSSRKSSMCSSVSSAKGGMAWPGGAQTCSPSSTYRYRSLAQPPAATTRLSSVSSHDSGFISQDATYSKPPSPMPSDITSQKSSSSASSEASETCQSVSECSSPTSDWSKASPYDQPVVPTLQRRKDRVEHLREAEMGSPASGYSGIGGEDAPRPRMSPATIAAKHGEEVSPAASDLAMVLTRGLSLEHQKSSRDSLQYSSGYSTQTTTPSCSEDTIPSQGSDYDCYSVNGDVECDPQSDFDKSSTIPRNSNIAQNYRRMIQTKRPASTAGLPTGTNLPAGTTPGVATIRRTPSTKPSVRRTLSNAGPIPIRPPIVPVKTPTVPDSPGYAGPTRVGSEECVFYTDDASPNPLDFAKASPKRLSLPNTAWGGGAMEISVYPGAGQHLSAEEEEDQQLAANRHSLVEKIGELVAGAHALGEGQFPFPTALEGSGPSEDTPAPPPAASMDPPAEDMLVAIRRGVRLRRTVTNDRSAPRIS, encoded by the exons AGCTCCTACCCCATCTGGGAGGATTTCAACTCGAAGGCCACCAAGCTGCACTCCCAGCTCAG GACCACGGTGCTGGCCGCAGTCGCCTTCCTGGATGCCTTCCAGAAAGTGGCCGACATGGCTACCAACACCCGAG gtgccaCGAGGGACATCGGCTCCGCGCTGACCCGCATGTGCATGCGGCACCGCAGCATCGAGGCGAAGCTCCGGCAGTTCACCAA cgcccTCATGGAGAGCCTGATAAACCCTTTGCAGGACAGGattgaggactggaagaaaactGCCAACCAGCTGGACAAGGACCATGCGAAAG AGTACAAGCGAGCCCGCCACGAGATCAAGAAAAAATCCTCCGACACCCTCAAGCTCCAGAAAAAGGCTCGCAAAG GGAAGGGGGACCTGCAACCCCAGCTGGACAACGCGCTGCAGGATGTCAACGACATGTacctgctgctggaggagacagAGAAGCAGGCAGTCCGCAAAGCCCTCATCGAGGAGCGGGGTCGTTTCTGCACCTTCATCACcttcctgcagcccgtggtg AATGGGGAGCTCACCATGCTGGGAGAGATCACCCACCTGCAGGGCATCATCGAGGACCTGGTGGTGCTCACTGCTGAGCCCCACAAATTGCCCCCCGCCAGCGAGCAG GTGATCAAGGACCTGAAGGGTTCTGACTACAGCTGGTCCTACCAGACCCCCCCATCCTcgcccagcagctccagctcccgcAAGTCCAGCATGTGCAG CAGCGTTAGCAGTGCCAAGGGTGGCATGGCGTGGCCCGGCGGGGCTCAGACCTGCTCACCCAGTTCCACCTATCGCTACCGCAGCCTggcgcagccccccgccgccaccacccgcCTCTCCAGCGTCTCCTCCCACGACTCCGGCTTCATCTCTCAGGATGCTACTTACTCCAAACCGCCTTCCCCCATGCCCTCGGACATCACCAGCCAG AAGTCCTCCAGCTCGGCGTCCTCGGAGGCCTCCGAAACCTGCCAGTCGGTTAGCGAGTGCAGCTCCCCCACCTCG GACTGGTCCAAGGCCAGCCCCTACGACCAGCCGGTGGTCCCCACCTTGCAGCGGCGCAAGGACCGTGTGGAGCACCTGCGGGAAGCCGAGATGGGTTCGCCTGCCAGTGGGTACTCGGGCATCGGCGGCGAGGATGCTCCCAGGCCCCGAATGTCACCAGCTACGATTGCCGCCAAG CATGGGGAGGAGGTGTCCCCTGCTGCCAGCGACCTGGCCATGGTCTTGACCCGGGGGCTCAGCCTGGAGCACCAGAAGAGCAGCCGGGACTCACTGCAGTACTCCAGCGGCTACAGCACGCAGACCACCACCCCCTCCTGCTCCGAGGACACCATCCCTTCCCAAG gcTCTGACTACGACTGCTACTCGGTGAATGGCGACGTGGAGTGTGACCCCCAGAGCGACTTCGACAAGTCCTCCACCATCCCACGCAACAGCAACATTGCCCAGAACTACCGGCGGATGATCCAGACCAAGCGTCCTGCCTCCACTGCCGGGCTGCCCACCGGCACCAACTTACCAGCCGGCACCACCCCAGGGGTGGCCACCATCCGCCGCACGCCCTCCACCAAGCCCTCGGTCCGCCGTACTCTCTCCAATGCTGGCCCCATCCCCATCCGACCCCCCATCGTCCCCGTGAAGACCCCCACAGTGCCCGACTCCCCTGGCTACGCTGGCCCCACACGGGTCGGCAGCGAAGAGTGCGTCTTCTACACCGACGACGCCTCGCCAAACCCTCTGGATTTTGCCAAAGCTTCGCCCAAGCGGCTGAGCCTTCCCAACACCGCCTGGGGCGGCGGTGCCATGGAGATCTCCGTCTACCCCGGGGCCGGCCAGCACCTCTccgctgaggaagaggaggaccaACAGTTGGCTGCCAACCGGCACAGCTTGGTAGAGAAGATTGGTGAGCTGGTAGCTGGTGCCCATGCCCTGGGGGAAGGCCAGTTCCCCTTCCCCACCGCCCTCGAGGGGTCCGGCCCCAGTGAGGATACACCTGCACCCCCTCCGGCAGCCTCCATGGACCCCCCGGCCGAAGACATGCTGGTGGCCATCCGGCGCGGGGTGCGCCTGCGCAGGACCGTCACCAACGACAGGTCGGCCCCGCGGATATCGTGA
- the MTSS2 gene encoding protein MTSS 2 isoform X3: protein METAEKECGALGGLFQAIINDMKSSYPIWEDFNSKATKLHSQLRTTVLAAVAFLDAFQKVADMATNTRGATRDIGSALTRMCMRHRSIEAKLRQFTNALMESLINPLQDRIEDWKKTANQLDKDHAKEYKRARHEIKKKSSDTLKLQKKARKGKGDLQPQLDNALQDVNDMYLLLEETEKQAVRKALIEERGRFCTFITFLQPVVNGELTMLGEITHLQGIIEDLVVLTAEPHKLPPASEQVIKDLKGSDYSWSYQTPPSSPSSSSSRKSSMCSLAQPPAATTRLSSVSSHDSGFISQDATYSKPPSPMPSDITSQKSSSSASSEASETCQSVSECSSPTSDWSKASPYDQPVVPTLQRRKDRVEHLREAEMGSPASGYSGIGGEDAPRPRMSPATIAAKHGEEVSPAASDLAMVLTRGLSLEHQKSSRDSLQYSSGYSTQTTTPSCSEDTIPSQGSDYDCYSVNGDVECDPQSDFDKSSTIPRNSNIAQNYRRMIQTKRPASTAGLPTGTNLPAGTTPGVATIRRTPSTKPSVRRTLSNAGPIPIRPPIVPVKTPTVPDSPGYAGPTRVGSEECVFYTDDASPNPLDFAKASPKRLSLPNTAWGGGAMEISVYPGAGQHLSAEEEEDQQLAANRHSLVEKIGELVAGAHALGEGQFPFPTALEGSGPSEDTPAPPPAASMDPPAEDMLVAIRRGVRLRRTVTNDRSAPRIS, encoded by the exons AGCTCCTACCCCATCTGGGAGGATTTCAACTCGAAGGCCACCAAGCTGCACTCCCAGCTCAG GACCACGGTGCTGGCCGCAGTCGCCTTCCTGGATGCCTTCCAGAAAGTGGCCGACATGGCTACCAACACCCGAG gtgccaCGAGGGACATCGGCTCCGCGCTGACCCGCATGTGCATGCGGCACCGCAGCATCGAGGCGAAGCTCCGGCAGTTCACCAA cgcccTCATGGAGAGCCTGATAAACCCTTTGCAGGACAGGattgaggactggaagaaaactGCCAACCAGCTGGACAAGGACCATGCGAAAG AGTACAAGCGAGCCCGCCACGAGATCAAGAAAAAATCCTCCGACACCCTCAAGCTCCAGAAAAAGGCTCGCAAAG GGAAGGGGGACCTGCAACCCCAGCTGGACAACGCGCTGCAGGATGTCAACGACATGTacctgctgctggaggagacagAGAAGCAGGCAGTCCGCAAAGCCCTCATCGAGGAGCGGGGTCGTTTCTGCACCTTCATCACcttcctgcagcccgtggtg AATGGGGAGCTCACCATGCTGGGAGAGATCACCCACCTGCAGGGCATCATCGAGGACCTGGTGGTGCTCACTGCTGAGCCCCACAAATTGCCCCCCGCCAGCGAGCAG GTGATCAAGGACCTGAAGGGTTCTGACTACAGCTGGTCCTACCAGACCCCCCCATCCTcgcccagcagctccagctcccgcAAGTCCAGCATGTGCAG CCTggcgcagccccccgccgccaccacccgcCTCTCCAGCGTCTCCTCCCACGACTCCGGCTTCATCTCTCAGGATGCTACTTACTCCAAACCGCCTTCCCCCATGCCCTCGGACATCACCAGCCAG AAGTCCTCCAGCTCGGCGTCCTCGGAGGCCTCCGAAACCTGCCAGTCGGTTAGCGAGTGCAGCTCCCCCACCTCG GACTGGTCCAAGGCCAGCCCCTACGACCAGCCGGTGGTCCCCACCTTGCAGCGGCGCAAGGACCGTGTGGAGCACCTGCGGGAAGCCGAGATGGGTTCGCCTGCCAGTGGGTACTCGGGCATCGGCGGCGAGGATGCTCCCAGGCCCCGAATGTCACCAGCTACGATTGCCGCCAAG CATGGGGAGGAGGTGTCCCCTGCTGCCAGCGACCTGGCCATGGTCTTGACCCGGGGGCTCAGCCTGGAGCACCAGAAGAGCAGCCGGGACTCACTGCAGTACTCCAGCGGCTACAGCACGCAGACCACCACCCCCTCCTGCTCCGAGGACACCATCCCTTCCCAAG gcTCTGACTACGACTGCTACTCGGTGAATGGCGACGTGGAGTGTGACCCCCAGAGCGACTTCGACAAGTCCTCCACCATCCCACGCAACAGCAACATTGCCCAGAACTACCGGCGGATGATCCAGACCAAGCGTCCTGCCTCCACTGCCGGGCTGCCCACCGGCACCAACTTACCAGCCGGCACCACCCCAGGGGTGGCCACCATCCGCCGCACGCCCTCCACCAAGCCCTCGGTCCGCCGTACTCTCTCCAATGCTGGCCCCATCCCCATCCGACCCCCCATCGTCCCCGTGAAGACCCCCACAGTGCCCGACTCCCCTGGCTACGCTGGCCCCACACGGGTCGGCAGCGAAGAGTGCGTCTTCTACACCGACGACGCCTCGCCAAACCCTCTGGATTTTGCCAAAGCTTCGCCCAAGCGGCTGAGCCTTCCCAACACCGCCTGGGGCGGCGGTGCCATGGAGATCTCCGTCTACCCCGGGGCCGGCCAGCACCTCTccgctgaggaagaggaggaccaACAGTTGGCTGCCAACCGGCACAGCTTGGTAGAGAAGATTGGTGAGCTGGTAGCTGGTGCCCATGCCCTGGGGGAAGGCCAGTTCCCCTTCCCCACCGCCCTCGAGGGGTCCGGCCCCAGTGAGGATACACCTGCACCCCCTCCGGCAGCCTCCATGGACCCCCCGGCCGAAGACATGCTGGTGGCCATCCGGCGCGGGGTGCGCCTGCGCAGGACCGTCACCAACGACAGGTCGGCCCCGCGGATATCGTGA